The genomic region AAAGGGAAGACATCCTGGATCTGTACGAGATGACCTGCGGAGCAAGGCTTACTTACAACTACTACAGGTTTGGCGGCGTATCCAGGGACATCCCCACAGGTTTTGTGCCTGGTGCGAAGAAATTCATTTCAGGCTTCTGGAAAAAGGTTGACGAGTACGAGGAGCTGCTCACCGAGAATGAAATATTCTTAAAGAGGACAAAGGGCGTTGGGGTCCTGAGCAGAGAAGACGCGATCAGCTACGCCGTATCAGGCCCGATGCTGAGGGCGAGCGGAGTGAAGTGGGATCTGAGAAAAGACAGGCCCTATTCCGTGTATCCGGAATTTGCGTTTGATGTGCCGACTGGCGAGACCGGCGACTGCTGGGACCGCTACAAGGTTCGGATCGAAGAGATGCGGCAGTCGAGGCGGATTCTCGAACAGGCTCTTGACGGCATTCCTGAAGGCGAAATACTTCCCCCCAAGCTCCCGAGAACAATCAGGCCAAAGAAGGGGGAAGCATACGGAAGCGTGGAGGCGCCGAGAGGGGAGCTTGGCTTCTACGTTGTTTCTGACGGTGGGACGAATCCGGTGAGGTTGAAAATCAGGCCTCCTTGTTTTGTCAATCTCGGGAGCCTTGCCGCCATGGTGCACAACTGCCTTATCGCAGATCTTGTTGCGATACTGGGAAGCATTGACATAGTTCTTGGCGAGGTTGACAGGTAGTATGGCGAGTGCATTGATACAAAGACTGCCTTATCCTGCGCAACTCCTGGTATTCATTCTGTTTTCCAGTGTCGCCGTCCTGGGCTTCATAGTTGTCATGGCTCTTTTCATGATCTGGTTCGAAAGGAAAATTATCGGCCATCTTCAGTCCAGAATAGGGCCTCTTCATGTGGGAAAATATTTCGGCTGGGCTCAGCCAATTGCGGATACTCTGAAGCTTTTTCTGAAGGAAGATATAGTTCCGCGAAACGCAGACAAGGTCATATTCACGATTGCTCCAGTTGTTGCTTTTGTCTCTTCTTTCATGGCCTATGTGACTATTCCCTTTGCCAAAAACCTTGTCGCAAAGGACATAAACATGGGCATTCTCTATATCTTCGCAGTTTCTTCGTTTGCGACAATCGGGATATTCATGGGCGGGTGGGCTTCCAACAATAAGTACTCTTTACTTGGAGCGATGAGAGTCGCCGCTCAGATCGTGAGCTACGAAGTTCCGCTCCTTCTCTCTGTCCTGGGGGTAGCGATGCTGGCTGAGACGCTCAGTCTCACCAGGATTGTAGAGGCGCAGAGGAATACCTGGTATGTTTTCTATCAGCCGGTTGGGTTTTTCATCTACTTCACCGCCGGGGTTGCAGAAGTCAACAGGCTTCCTTTCGACATACCGGAGGCAGAGGCGGAGCTTGTTGCCGGGTTTCACACCGAGTACAGCGGGCTCAAGTGGGCATTCTTCTTTCTCTCGGAATATGCAAACATGTTCATTATCTCCGCCGTGGCTACAGTTCTATTTCTCGGCGGATGGCTGGGCCCATTTCTTCCCGGGCTCATTTGGTTTCTTCTGAAGGCCTTCTTTCTCATGTTCATCATGGTTTGGGTTCGCGGCACGTACCCAAGATTGAGAGTGGATCAAATGATGGGTTTTTGCTGGAAATTCCTGCTTCCTCTTGCTTTTCTCAACATAATCTTGACCGGGTTGATAATGGTATTGGCAGGGTAGAGGATGAGACTCTTCATGAGGAAACTCAATCAAGTCAGAAACTTGCTGCTGGGTCTGAAGCTGACTCTCTCTTATATGCTTTCCAAGCCCGTCACGATGAAGTACCCATATGAAACACGGGAGCTTCCCAAGGGTTACAGGGGACTCCATCTTCTCCCAGTCCATCCCGAGACCGGCGAATACAAGTGCATCGGATGCATGATATGCGTGAGAACGTGTCCCGACCATATCATCACCTGCGAGATGGAAAGTTCGCCTGATGATCCCAAAAAGAGGATACTGAAAACATTCAATATTGATCTGTCGAAATGCACTTT from Candidatus Eisenbacteria bacterium harbors:
- the nuoH gene encoding NADH-quinone oxidoreductase subunit NuoH, with amino-acid sequence MASALIQRLPYPAQLLVFILFSSVAVLGFIVVMALFMIWFERKIIGHLQSRIGPLHVGKYFGWAQPIADTLKLFLKEDIVPRNADKVIFTIAPVVAFVSSFMAYVTIPFAKNLVAKDINMGILYIFAVSSFATIGIFMGGWASNNKYSLLGAMRVAAQIVSYEVPLLLSVLGVAMLAETLSLTRIVEAQRNTWYVFYQPVGFFIYFTAGVAEVNRLPFDIPEAEAELVAGFHTEYSGLKWAFFFLSEYANMFIISAVATVLFLGGWLGPFLPGLIWFLLKAFFLMFIMVWVRGTYPRLRVDQMMGFCWKFLLPLAFLNIILTGLIMVLAG
- a CDS encoding NADH-quinone oxidoreductase subunit D, producing MNTENSPPANRGLLEVERLYLNMGPQHPSTHGVLRIGLVIEGERIVDAEPDVGYLHRSIEKIAEKRTYLQFIPLTDRLDYVAAMSNNFAYVLAVESLLEIEVPRRAQYIRVIMAELQRIASHLVWMGAFTNDLGAATPLLYGFREREDILDLYEMTCGARLTYNYYRFGGVSRDIPTGFVPGAKKFISGFWKKVDEYEELLTENEIFLKRTKGVGVLSREDAISYAVSGPMLRASGVKWDLRKDRPYSVYPEFAFDVPTGETGDCWDRYKVRIEEMRQSRRILEQALDGIPEGEILPPKLPRTIRPKKGEAYGSVEAPRGELGFYVVSDGGTNPVRLKIRPPCFVNLGSLAAMVHNCLIADLVAILGSIDIVLGEVDR
- a CDS encoding NADH-quinone oxidoreductase subunit I, with amino-acid sequence MRLFMRKLNQVRNLLLGLKLTLSYMLSKPVTMKYPYETRELPKGYRGLHLLPVHPETGEYKCIGCMICVRTCPDHIITCEMESSPDDPKKRILKTFNIDLSKCTFCGLCVEVCPHSAIEMVGKFDLAAPSRKNLIFTKEDFHPMSKWHKKTETGKRGVK